The Fortiea contorta PCC 7126 genome has a segment encoding these proteins:
- a CDS encoding SH3 domain-containing protein, with product MFSSLLKFILGVFLAIAILIGSGLATALYFVNRTATPPTKPTFSNDYPPTKPKAPKATQAQAKKNPQPQSSPTPTPTPSPKTEKLPPGAYRGIVTWPQGLGLRAEPQQDAARVGGVAFNQKVIILEESQDKVWQKVRVEDSKQEGWVKAGNTQRFEEQAEESAPNQPQ from the coding sequence ATGTTTTCTAGCTTACTAAAATTTATCTTGGGAGTATTCTTAGCGATCGCTATTTTAATCGGGAGCGGACTCGCCACAGCACTCTATTTTGTGAATCGCACTGCTACGCCCCCCACTAAACCAACGTTTAGCAACGATTACCCCCCTACTAAACCCAAAGCTCCCAAAGCAACTCAAGCACAAGCAAAAAAAAACCCTCAGCCGCAATCCTCACCAACCCCCACTCCCACACCATCACCTAAAACCGAAAAATTACCACCAGGAGCTTATCGCGGGATAGTAACTTGGCCTCAAGGTTTAGGTTTGCGAGCGGAACCACAACAAGATGCGGCCCGTGTTGGTGGCGTTGCTTTTAATCAAAAAGTTATTATCTTGGAAGAAAGCCAGGATAAAGTTTGGCAAAAAGTCCGTGTTGAAGACAGCAAACAAGAAGGTTGGGTGAAAGCAGGTAATACTCAACGCTTTGAGGAGCAAGCAGAAGAAAGCGCACCTAATCAACCACAATAG
- a CDS encoding AAA family ATPase yields MNFREEFKLLIRARYPLIYIPTFEEERVEAAIKEEAINQGNRAVYTWDFVDGYQGNPNDAGFGRRNPLQALEFIEKLPATSAAVLILRDYHRFLDDVAISRKLRNLSRLLKSQPKNIILLSPKMAIPDDLSEVLTVVEFPLPAAAEIKTEVERLLQATGNSLSGRVLDDLVRSCQGLSMERIRRVLARAIATHGELQPEDVDLVLAEKRQTIRQTQILDFYPAIEQISDIGGLDNLKDWLVRRGGSFTEKARQYGLPHPRGLMLVGIQGTGKSLTAKAIAHHWHLPLLRLDVGRLFGGLVGESESRTRQMIQVAEALAPCVLWIDEIDKAFSGLGSKGDAGTASRVFGTFITWLAEKTSPVFVVATANDIQALPPEMLRKGRFDEIFFVGLPTQEERKAIFSVHLSRLRPHNLKSYELDRLAYETPDFSGAEIEQTLIEAMHIGFSQNRDFTNDDILAAASQIIPLARTAGEQIQQLQEWAAAGRARLASKHSPLSNRIQQQM; encoded by the coding sequence ATGAACTTTCGTGAAGAATTTAAACTGCTAATCCGTGCCCGCTATCCCTTGATTTATATTCCTACTTTTGAAGAGGAGCGGGTGGAAGCAGCTATCAAAGAAGAAGCAATCAACCAGGGTAATCGTGCTGTATATACTTGGGATTTTGTTGACGGTTATCAAGGTAATCCCAATGATGCAGGGTTTGGGCGGCGTAACCCACTACAAGCTCTGGAATTTATTGAAAAATTACCAGCTACATCAGCTGCAGTTTTGATTTTAAGAGATTATCATCGTTTTTTAGATGATGTGGCAATTTCGCGCAAACTCCGCAACCTCTCCCGACTGCTGAAGTCTCAGCCGAAAAATATTATTTTGCTGTCGCCAAAAATGGCGATTCCTGACGATTTAAGCGAAGTGTTGACGGTGGTTGAGTTTCCTTTACCCGCAGCTGCAGAAATTAAGACAGAAGTGGAACGTTTGTTACAAGCAACGGGGAACTCTTTATCTGGGAGAGTTTTAGATGATTTGGTGCGTTCTTGTCAAGGGTTGTCAATGGAGAGAATTCGCCGAGTTTTAGCAAGAGCGATCGCAACTCATGGCGAATTGCAGCCAGAAGATGTAGATTTAGTATTAGCCGAAAAGCGTCAAACTATCCGCCAAACCCAAATCCTCGATTTTTACCCCGCTATTGAGCAAATTTCTGATATCGGTGGGCTGGATAACCTCAAAGATTGGTTAGTCCGTCGGGGTGGCTCCTTCACAGAAAAAGCTCGCCAGTACGGATTACCACACCCTCGTGGTTTAATGTTAGTGGGTATTCAAGGTACAGGCAAATCTTTAACAGCAAAAGCGATCGCTCATCATTGGCATTTACCACTACTACGTTTAGATGTTGGGCGGTTATTTGGTGGGTTGGTAGGAGAATCAGAATCTCGGACTCGCCAAATGATTCAAGTTGCGGAAGCCTTAGCACCTTGCGTGTTGTGGATTGATGAAATCGATAAAGCTTTTTCTGGATTGGGTAGCAAGGGTGATGCAGGTACCGCTAGCCGAGTATTTGGTACATTTATTACTTGGTTAGCTGAAAAAACCTCACCTGTGTTTGTCGTCGCCACAGCTAATGATATCCAAGCTTTACCACCAGAAATGCTCCGCAAGGGGCGATTTGATGAAATTTTCTTCGTCGGTTTACCTACCCAAGAAGAAAGGAAAGCAATTTTTAGTGTTCATTTATCCCGATTACGCCCCCATAACTTGAAAAGTTATGAACTTGACCGATTAGCTTATGAAACCCCAGATTTTTCTGGTGCAGAGATTGAGCAGACTTTAATTGAAGCTATGCATATAGGCTTTAGTCAAAATCGGGACTTTACTAACGATGACATTTTAGCCGCCGCTAGTCAAATCATTCCCTTGGCGCGCACAGCAGGCGAACAGATACAACAACTACAAGAATGGGCTGCAGCGGGGAGAGCGCGTCTAGCCTCCAAACACAGTCCTTTAAGCAATCGCATCCAACAGCAGATGTGA
- the yidC gene encoding membrane protein insertase YidC, producing the protein MDFGIGFLSNNIMLPIIDFFYGIVPSYGLAIVALTLIVRFALYPLSAGSIRNMRKMRIVQPLMQKRMAEIKDRYKDDPQKQQEEMVNVQKEFGNPLAGCLPLLLQMPVLLALFATLRGSPFAGVNYSVNLQVLPAEQIERIQPQAFATSPQNIYIADGEHSKITAILPGGDKLAVGEKTKIQYQTTEGKPFQVLIAEHPENNLIPQWKITKGEDRIKIDAEGNIEALQPGDVTIQGTIPGLAADKGFLFIDALGRVGAIDPDGTVHWDIVAMIISFGISLYVSQMLSGQNSSGGNPQQDTVNKITPVIFSGMFLFFPLPAGVLMYMVIGNIFQTAQTYLLSREPLPEELQKIVDTQEKEVAVEQKSLPFEPKSSKKKAAS; encoded by the coding sequence ATGGATTTTGGTATTGGGTTTCTTTCAAACAACATCATGCTGCCGATCATAGACTTTTTCTATGGTATTGTGCCCAGCTATGGATTGGCGATCGTTGCTTTGACATTGATAGTCCGCTTTGCGCTCTATCCCCTGAGTGCTGGCTCAATTCGCAACATGCGGAAAATGCGAATTGTGCAACCTCTGATGCAGAAGCGGATGGCAGAAATTAAAGATCGTTATAAAGATGATCCGCAAAAGCAACAAGAGGAAATGGTTAATGTCCAAAAAGAATTTGGTAACCCATTAGCTGGTTGTTTGCCGCTCTTGTTACAAATGCCGGTATTATTAGCATTATTTGCAACTCTGCGGGGTTCACCTTTTGCAGGCGTTAACTATTCTGTTAATCTGCAAGTGCTCCCGGCTGAACAAATCGAGCGCATTCAACCTCAAGCTTTTGCTACTTCTCCCCAGAATATTTACATAGCTGATGGAGAACACAGCAAGATTACTGCTATCCTCCCTGGTGGTGATAAGTTGGCTGTGGGAGAAAAAACCAAGATTCAATATCAGACCACAGAAGGTAAGCCATTTCAGGTACTAATAGCAGAGCATCCAGAAAATAACCTGATTCCTCAGTGGAAAATCACCAAAGGGGAAGACAGAATTAAAATTGACGCCGAGGGTAACATAGAAGCTTTACAGCCCGGCGATGTCACAATTCAAGGTACAATCCCTGGACTGGCTGCAGACAAGGGATTTTTATTTATTGACGCCTTGGGAAGAGTCGGTGCGATCGATCCTGATGGTACAGTCCATTGGGATATCGTGGCAATGATCATTTCGTTTGGCATCAGCCTTTATGTCAGCCAAATGCTGTCTGGGCAAAATTCCAGCGGTGGCAATCCCCAACAGGATACAGTCAATAAAATTACACCAGTGATCTTTTCTGGGATGTTTTTGTTCTTCCCTTTGCCGGCTGGGGTATTGATGTATATGGTAATTGGTAATATCTTCCAAACCGCACAAACCTATCTGCTTTCCCGCGAACCTTTACCAGAGGAACTACAAAAAATTGTAGATACTCAAGAAAAAGAAGTAGCAGTAGAACAAAAATCCTTGCCATTTGAACCAAAAAGTTCTAAGAAAAAGGCTGCAAGTTAA
- a CDS encoding protein jag, with the protein MSDNPMHRGQQWLKTLLQLTGVNTEVRGNLEPAPPQDGEFPEPDNYWLTIDETNLTPEQIRLLIGSDGSVLDAIQYLANSVLNLHQPPAEQASYTIELNGYRIQRQAEIQALAAAASQEARDTGKEVEIKSLSSAERRQIHTFLKEFGDLETFSRGKEPHRHLVVRQLLNEERIG; encoded by the coding sequence ATGAGCGATAATCCCATGCACAGAGGGCAGCAGTGGTTAAAAACACTGCTGCAACTTACTGGGGTAAACACTGAAGTTAGGGGCAATTTAGAACCAGCCCCGCCCCAAGACGGTGAATTCCCAGAACCGGATAATTATTGGTTGACCATTGATGAAACCAATTTAACTCCAGAACAAATTCGGCTGTTGATTGGTAGTGACGGTTCAGTGCTAGATGCAATTCAATACTTAGCTAATTCAGTGCTGAACTTGCATCAACCGCCAGCAGAACAAGCCTCGTATACTATCGAGTTAAATGGCTACCGCATTCAAAGACAAGCAGAAATTCAAGCACTAGCAGCCGCAGCATCGCAAGAGGCGCGCGATACGGGAAAAGAAGTGGAAATCAAATCTTTGAGTTCGGCCGAACGGCGACAAATTCACACTTTTTTGAAGGAATTTGGAGATCTAGAAACCTTCAGTCGTGGTAAAGAGCCGCATCGTCATTTGGTTGTGCGTCAACTGCTGAACGAGGAAAGAATCGGGTGA
- a CDS encoding YceD family protein, with protein sequence MDAIYIPQLTKTPERTEEIQVKDFLPGLETLTPVRGRLRVQHQGNYLEVVGQAEAIITCTCNRCLQQYNQRLVIDANEIIWLDETAYQPQDLPLEREVAVEDLVESLPPDGYFYPSEWLYEQMCLAIPQRQLCDLNCPGILSAEGDSPEKLIDNRWASLEVLKKQLPG encoded by the coding sequence ATGGACGCAATTTACATTCCGCAGCTCACCAAGACACCGGAGCGGACAGAGGAAATTCAAGTTAAGGATTTTCTACCGGGTTTAGAAACTTTGACGCCAGTTCGTGGTCGCCTTCGTGTGCAGCATCAAGGTAATTATTTAGAAGTTGTCGGTCAGGCAGAAGCTATTATTACCTGTACCTGCAACCGTTGTTTACAGCAGTATAACCAACGTTTGGTGATTGATGCCAACGAAATTATTTGGTTAGATGAAACTGCTTATCAGCCGCAAGATTTGCCTTTAGAACGGGAAGTAGCTGTAGAAGATTTGGTGGAGAGCTTACCACCTGACGGCTATTTTTATCCTAGTGAATGGCTGTATGAGCAGATGTGTTTGGCAATTCCTCAGCGACAACTGTGTGACCTGAATTGTCCTGGTATTTTAAGTGCTGAGGGCGATAGCCCAGAAAAGCTGATTGATAATCGTTGGGCTTCTTTAGAAGTGCTGAAAAAACAACTTCCTGGATAG